A genome region from Meriones unguiculatus strain TT.TT164.6M chromosome 19, Bangor_MerUng_6.1, whole genome shotgun sequence includes the following:
- the LOC110559492 gene encoding small ribosomal subunit protein uS15-like, producing the protein MGRMHTPGKGLSQSAMPYHLTLSQIGVILRDSHGVAQVRFVTGNKILRILKSKGLAPDLPEDLYNLIKKAVAVRKHLEINRKDKDAKFRLILIESRIHRLAQYCKTKRVLPPYWKYESFTSSALVA; encoded by the coding sequence ATGGGTCGCATGCACACTCCTGGGAAGGGCCTGTCCCAGTCGGCGATGCCCTACCACCTGACTCTCTCCCAGATAGGTGTGATCCTGAGGGACTCACATGGTGTGGCACAGGTCCGTTTTGTGACTGGTAATAAAATCTTGAGAATCCTTAAGTCCAAAGGCCTTGCCCCTGACCTCCCTGAGGATCTCTACAATTTGATTAAGAAAGCCGTTGCTGTCCGAAAGCATCTTGAGATAAACAGAAAGGATAAGGATGCTAAATTCCGCTTGATTCTGATAGAGAGCAGAATTCACCGGTTGGCTCAATACTGTAAGACTAAGCGGGTCCTCCCACCCTATTGGAAATACGAGTCATTCACATCCTCTGCTCTAGTGGCATAA